A single window of Candidatus Microthrix subdominans DNA harbors:
- a CDS encoding acyltransferase: MLIVVLFHLDLPWMKGGYLGVDIFFVLSGFLITTLLVQEWTTHGRIDLKQFWIRRARRLLPAMLLVLFAVAGFAVLFAESEQLDDIRSQGLASLFYVTNWARAFDTTSYFDQFAAKSPLEHYWSLAIEEQFYLVWPVITVALFSWRSRASGALTRGQRYDVPLWLVGAVGAAASAGLMALLYTPDNFSLYFRTDTRVQGLLIGVALAALYDGLGKRLLSSPPKWLVPVGWGAAAVFLVAAMADVPPALLYQGGFLVIAVLSATVIVAAMAGQRSSLDRALSLRPFRFFGRISYGLYLWHWPIILALTPQRTGLSLPALNVLRFGLSVGAAMLSLLLIEVPIRERRMPVRLELVGIAVTPVLIAIALIAGTTGAEQTLEEAYASDQEAAAPPVEAVKSVEPPAQLSTLVLGDELARSLPADWGDADGDGPEQQEVTLAGSGCDDAATLCEGWRDRWEALVRQNDPDVVVVGVRNWEPFDDTNTPIDVFDSAKNERAYTESMERLVRQLGAGPTAEGGRTVVLLTAPPINDPTSFDAFAVERSREAAQQVATRSGGDVEHVQLGSLWCGQVQCVDTARLNPAEGEFNLISPNPEAFGGALAGVARRSVRRHLTQEAMGDQLRVLLFGDSVAWSIGSNFFGATDARSTPFLLWNKAEFSCFPDPAPGRRQGLPGTVTTECPDWAQRWPTYVEEFAPDIVLVPVSQWMILDREVDGRNIPFDSDEMRQRIEKYYGQMIDALSQDGSLVVLTTVIPNVESTNAASIEKNLDDTRRREVALNEIIAELVASRSEDAELIDLAGWICDGTDCTEEIDGVRLRPDGGHFTPDSSPLAGAFLSEELQRIAKERGLGPEAPTVNPEAAADEAAADADN, encoded by the coding sequence GTGCTCATCGTCGTGCTGTTCCACCTCGACCTCCCTTGGATGAAGGGTGGCTATCTCGGGGTCGACATCTTCTTCGTGCTCTCCGGATTCCTCATCACCACGCTGCTCGTGCAGGAGTGGACGACGCACGGGCGCATCGATCTGAAGCAGTTCTGGATCCGGCGGGCCCGACGCCTGTTGCCGGCGATGCTGCTGGTCCTGTTCGCCGTGGCCGGATTCGCCGTGCTCTTCGCCGAATCCGAACAGCTCGACGACATCCGCAGCCAGGGCCTGGCCTCGCTGTTCTACGTCACCAACTGGGCCCGGGCCTTCGACACGACCAGCTACTTCGACCAGTTCGCCGCCAAGAGCCCACTCGAGCACTACTGGTCGCTGGCGATCGAGGAGCAGTTCTACCTGGTGTGGCCGGTGATCACGGTCGCCTTGTTCAGCTGGAGATCCAGGGCGTCCGGGGCGCTCACCCGTGGGCAACGCTACGACGTGCCGCTCTGGCTGGTCGGTGCGGTCGGCGCAGCCGCATCGGCCGGCCTGATGGCCTTGCTGTACACACCCGACAACTTCAGCCTGTACTTCCGCACCGACACCCGGGTGCAGGGTTTGCTGATCGGCGTGGCGCTCGCCGCCCTCTACGACGGGCTGGGCAAGCGCCTCCTTTCGTCACCACCCAAGTGGCTGGTGCCGGTCGGATGGGGCGCCGCAGCGGTGTTCCTCGTCGCCGCTATGGCCGACGTGCCCCCGGCGCTGCTCTATCAAGGCGGCTTCCTCGTCATCGCCGTGCTGAGCGCCACGGTGATCGTGGCCGCCATGGCCGGCCAGCGATCCTCCCTCGACCGGGCGCTCTCCCTGCGCCCCTTTCGGTTCTTTGGGCGCATCTCCTACGGGCTGTACCTGTGGCACTGGCCGATCATCTTGGCGCTCACCCCGCAGCGCACCGGCCTCAGCCTGCCGGCCTTGAACGTCCTCCGCTTCGGTCTCTCGGTCGGTGCGGCAATGCTCAGCCTGCTGCTGATCGAGGTCCCCATCCGGGAACGGCGCATGCCGGTCAGGCTCGAACTCGTCGGCATCGCGGTGACCCCTGTCCTTATCGCCATCGCCCTGATCGCCGGCACGACCGGCGCCGAGCAGACCCTCGAGGAGGCCTACGCCAGCGATCAGGAGGCCGCCGCCCCGCCCGTCGAGGCCGTCAAGTCGGTCGAGCCCCCCGCCCAGCTGAGCACGCTGGTGTTGGGCGACGAGCTGGCACGGTCGTTGCCCGCCGACTGGGGCGACGCTGACGGTGACGGCCCCGAGCAGCAGGAGGTCACCCTCGCTGGCAGCGGGTGCGACGATGCCGCCACGCTGTGCGAGGGCTGGCGGGACCGCTGGGAGGCGCTCGTCAGGCAGAACGATCCCGACGTGGTCGTCGTCGGCGTCCGCAACTGGGAACCCTTCGACGACACCAACACCCCAATCGATGTTTTCGACTCTGCCAAGAACGAGCGGGCCTACACCGAGAGCATGGAACGCCTGGTGCGCCAGTTGGGTGCCGGGCCGACCGCCGAGGGCGGCCGCACCGTCGTGCTGCTGACCGCGCCCCCGATCAACGACCCCACCTCCTTCGACGCGTTCGCCGTCGAGCGCAGCCGGGAGGCCGCCCAGCAGGTGGCCACCCGCAGCGGCGGCGACGTCGAGCACGTCCAACTCGGGAGCCTGTGGTGTGGGCAGGTGCAGTGCGTCGACACGGCCCGGCTGAACCCCGCCGAGGGTGAGTTCAACCTGATCAGCCCCAACCCCGAGGCCTTCGGCGGCGCGCTGGCCGGCGTCGCCCGGCGCTCGGTCAGGCGCCACCTCACCCAGGAGGCGATGGGCGACCAGCTGAGGGTCCTGCTGTTCGGCGACTCGGTCGCCTGGTCGATCGGTTCCAACTTCTTCGGCGCGACCGACGCTCGCAGCACCCCCTTTCTGCTGTGGAACAAGGCCGAGTTCAGCTGTTTCCCCGACCCCGCACCCGGTCGACGCCAAGGACTGCCGGGCACGGTGACCACCGAGTGCCCCGACTGGGCCCAACGCTGGCCGACCTACGTCGAGGAGTTCGCTCCCGACATCGTGCTCGTGCCGGTGAGCCAGTGGATGATTTTGGATCGGGAGGTCGACGGACGCAACATTCCCTTCGATTCCGACGAAATGCGCCAGCGGATCGAGAAGTACTACGGCCAGATGATCGATGCCCTCTCTCAGGACGGCTCGCTCGTCGTTCTCACCACCGTGATCCCCAACGTCGAGTCGACCAACGCCGCCTCAATCGAGAAGAACCTCGACGACACTCGGCGGCGCGAGGTCGCCCTCAACGAGATCATCGCCGAACTCGTCGCCTCGCGCAGCGAGGACGCCGAGTTGATCGACCTGGCGGGGTGGATCTGCGATGGCACCGACTGCACCGAGGAGATCGACGGCGTTCGGCTTCGGCCGGACGGGGGGCACTTCACGCCGGACAGCTCGCCGCTGGCAGGGGCCTTTCTCAGCGAGGAACTGCAGCGGATCGCCAAGGAGCGGGGCCTCGGGCCCGAGGCGCCGACGGTCAATCCCGAAGCGGCGGCCGATGAAGCCGCCGCCGACGCAGACAACTGA
- the purH gene encoding bifunctional phosphoribosylaminoimidazolecarboxamide formyltransferase/IMP cyclohydrolase, with amino-acid sequence MADRRRALLSVYDKTGVVELARALSDAGWDLLSSGGTAAALAEAGVEVQPLAELTGFGEMLSHRVVTLHPAVHGALLADRDDPSHLADLDAHGIDPIDLVVVNLYPFDSDPSIELIDIGGPTMVRAAAKNHAHVGVVVDPSDYATVAEEVGRGGGLSQDTRRSLAVRAFEVIADYDRQIADWMVDGLPSETEGAPATTVDAGPDVLPTRLTLDATRAEVLRYGENPHQVGARYRTGDGGCWDRAQQHQGKAMSYLNVYDADAAWRLVWSLGDRPAAVVIKHANPCGAAVADDLVTAYRRAHEGDPTSAFGGIVAVNGEFTAELAEQLSPVFTEVLIAPSYSPEAIELLARKKNLRVIEAERPTEPELSVRTIAGGLLVQTSDPGGFDRDETTVVTERQPEPSEWVDLELAWKLAARVTSNCIVLVKDTMAVGIGAGQQNRRDAGRIAAEKAAGRAVGGACASDAFFPFRDGLDAAAEAGATCVVQPGGSVRDDEVIAAANEANMAMVFTGVRHFRH; translated from the coding sequence ATGGCGGATCGTCGCCGAGCCCTGCTGTCCGTGTACGACAAGACCGGTGTGGTTGAGCTGGCTCGTGCGCTCAGCGACGCCGGATGGGACCTGTTGTCGTCCGGCGGTACCGCGGCGGCGCTGGCCGAGGCCGGCGTCGAGGTGCAGCCGCTGGCCGAGCTGACCGGATTCGGTGAGATGCTCTCCCATCGGGTGGTCACGCTGCACCCGGCGGTGCACGGCGCCCTGCTCGCCGACCGCGATGACCCATCGCACCTGGCCGACCTGGATGCCCACGGCATCGACCCGATCGATCTGGTCGTGGTCAACCTGTACCCGTTCGACAGCGACCCGAGCATCGAGTTGATCGACATCGGCGGCCCGACGATGGTGCGGGCTGCCGCAAAGAACCATGCTCACGTCGGCGTGGTCGTCGACCCGTCCGATTACGCAACGGTGGCCGAGGAGGTCGGTCGGGGCGGCGGGTTGTCCCAGGACACCCGGCGAAGCCTGGCCGTGCGGGCCTTCGAGGTCATCGCCGACTATGACCGCCAGATCGCCGACTGGATGGTCGACGGATTGCCGAGCGAGACCGAGGGCGCACCGGCCACAACCGTTGATGCGGGGCCCGACGTGCTTCCGACACGGCTGACGCTCGATGCCACCCGAGCCGAGGTGCTGCGCTACGGCGAGAATCCCCACCAGGTGGGCGCCCGGTACCGCACCGGCGACGGCGGGTGCTGGGATCGAGCCCAACAGCATCAGGGCAAGGCGATGTCCTATCTCAACGTCTACGACGCCGATGCCGCCTGGCGCCTGGTGTGGAGCCTGGGCGACCGGCCTGCCGCCGTGGTGATCAAGCACGCCAACCCCTGCGGTGCTGCGGTGGCCGATGATCTGGTGACCGCCTACCGGCGGGCCCACGAGGGGGACCCCACCTCGGCCTTTGGCGGAATCGTTGCGGTCAACGGCGAGTTCACCGCCGAGCTGGCCGAGCAACTGTCGCCGGTGTTCACCGAGGTGCTGATCGCCCCGTCCTATTCCCCGGAGGCGATCGAGCTGCTCGCCCGCAAGAAGAACCTTCGCGTGATCGAGGCCGAGCGCCCGACCGAGCCAGAGCTGTCGGTGCGTACCATCGCCGGCGGGCTGCTGGTGCAGACGTCCGACCCCGGCGGCTTCGACCGGGATGAAACCACGGTGGTAACCGAGCGTCAGCCTGAGCCGTCCGAGTGGGTCGACCTCGAGCTGGCCTGGAAGCTGGCGGCCCGCGTGACGTCCAACTGCATCGTGTTGGTGAAGGACACGATGGCGGTGGGGATCGGGGCAGGACAACAAAACCGTCGCGACGCCGGCCGGATTGCCGCCGAGAAGGCCGCCGGGCGGGCGGTCGGCGGCGCCTGCGCCTCCGACGCGTTCTTCCCGTTCCGCGACGGGCTGGACGCCGCCGCCGAGGCAGGCGCAACCTGCGTGGTTCAGCCGGGCGGGTCGGTGCGCGACGACGAGGTGATCGCGGCGGCCAACGAGGCCAACATGGCGATGGTCTTCACCGGGGTCCGTCACTTTCGCCACTGA
- a CDS encoding bifunctional 5,10-methylenetetrahydrofolate dehydrogenase/5,10-methenyltetrahydrofolate cyclohydrolase: MAAITLDGQALADRIKSELAQRVADLARPGVLSPTGRPPGLGTVLVGDDGPSARYVAGKHQDCADIAMTSVHRPLPADATQAQLEATIAEMNADERVDAFIVQYPVPAGLNFEAAMLAMDPSKDADGLHPVNLGKLVMGERAPLPCTPHGILKLLAAYGVELAGRHMVIVGRGLTIGRPLALLAALKRPDANAAVTVVHTGVGDLASYTRQADVIVAAAGAPGVITADMVRPGAAVVAAGVTMDGRRVVSDVADEVAEVAGWLSPRLGGVGPMTRAMLLANTVEAAAMRAGSA, translated from the coding sequence ATGGCCGCAATCACGTTGGATGGACAAGCGCTCGCCGACCGCATTAAGTCGGAGCTGGCCCAGCGCGTGGCCGACCTTGCCCGACCCGGCGTCCTGTCGCCCACGGGACGGCCTCCTGGGTTGGGGACGGTCCTCGTCGGTGATGACGGCCCCAGCGCCCGCTACGTGGCGGGGAAACACCAGGACTGTGCCGACATCGCCATGACGTCGGTTCACCGGCCCCTCCCGGCCGATGCCACGCAGGCGCAGCTGGAGGCGACGATCGCCGAGATGAACGCCGACGAACGGGTCGATGCCTTCATCGTCCAGTACCCCGTCCCCGCCGGGCTCAACTTCGAAGCGGCGATGCTGGCGATGGATCCGTCAAAGGATGCCGACGGTCTGCATCCGGTGAACCTGGGCAAGTTGGTGATGGGCGAGCGGGCGCCGCTGCCGTGCACCCCCCATGGCATCCTCAAGCTGTTGGCCGCCTACGGGGTCGAGCTGGCCGGTCGACACATGGTGATCGTCGGTCGCGGCCTGACGATCGGCAGGCCGTTGGCGCTGCTCGCAGCGTTGAAGCGCCCGGACGCCAACGCCGCTGTCACCGTCGTCCATACCGGGGTCGGCGATCTGGCCTCCTACACACGCCAGGCCGACGTGATCGTTGCCGCCGCCGGCGCCCCGGGCGTGATTACCGCCGACATGGTGCGCCCGGGAGCGGCCGTGGTGGCGGCAGGGGTGACGATGGACGGCCGCAGGGTGGTCTCCGACGTCGCCGACGAGGTCGCTGAGGTTGCCGGTTGGCTGTCGCCGCGTCTGGGAGGCGTGGGGCCGATGACCAGGGCGATGCTGCTGGCCAACACGGTCGAGGCCGCAGCGATGAGGGCCGGGTCGGCCTGA
- a CDS encoding methylenetetrahydrofolate reductase, producing the protein MHRDARIDDLLAEGPTLSLEFFPPKTDRGVANLLETIDALEDLDPDFVSVTYGAGGSTRDRTRDLVVTANRDRNFPVMAHLTCVGHTRAELRELLEDYAASGVRNILALAGDPPADGSPAEGDFQYATELIELIREVGDFSVGVAAHPETHPRSPDRASDREHLAAKLEVADFAITQFFFSASDYFDMVDELDALGVSTPIVPGVIPVTNPASVARFADMANAARPAELWARYEAVAEDPEALMATAIEAAASLATELLEGGAPGVHLYALNRAEAPLGVGARLGWRVRQRLDVS; encoded by the coding sequence ATGCACCGGGACGCACGCATCGACGACCTGCTCGCCGAAGGCCCGACCCTGTCACTCGAGTTTTTCCCTCCAAAGACCGATCGCGGTGTCGCCAACCTGCTCGAAACGATCGATGCCCTCGAGGATCTCGACCCCGACTTCGTGTCGGTCACCTACGGCGCCGGCGGGTCGACCAGAGACCGCACCCGCGACCTGGTGGTCACCGCCAACCGCGATCGGAACTTCCCCGTCATGGCCCACCTCACCTGCGTGGGGCACACCCGGGCCGAGCTCAGAGAGCTGCTCGAGGACTACGCCGCCAGCGGAGTGCGCAACATCTTGGCCCTCGCGGGAGATCCGCCGGCCGACGGCAGCCCGGCCGAGGGCGATTTTCAGTACGCCACCGAGCTGATCGAGCTGATCCGAGAGGTGGGCGACTTCTCGGTGGGCGTGGCCGCCCACCCGGAGACGCACCCGCGGTCGCCGGACCGTGCCAGTGACCGCGAGCACCTGGCCGCCAAGCTCGAGGTCGCCGACTTCGCCATCACCCAGTTCTTCTTCAGCGCGTCGGACTACTTCGACATGGTCGACGAGCTCGATGCCCTGGGCGTGAGCACGCCGATCGTTCCCGGGGTGATCCCGGTGACCAACCCGGCCTCGGTCGCCCGCTTCGCAGACATGGCCAATGCGGCGCGCCCGGCCGAACTCTGGGCCCGGTACGAGGCGGTCGCAGAAGACCCTGAGGCCCTGATGGCCACCGCAATCGAGGCCGCTGCGTCGCTGGCGACCGAGCTGCTCGAGGGTGGCGCCCCGGGCGTGCACCTTTATGCGCTCAACCGCGCCGAGGCCCCGCTGGGCGTCGGCGCCCGTCTCGGTTGGCGGGTGAGACAGCGCCTGGACGTCTCGTGA
- a CDS encoding DUF4262 domain-containing protein: MSGDPMPDRNLDLRDKLAWMVETQGYAVEPVKPINEPGVAHPGYTFTVGFEATWGHPEVVIWGLAPSAARGLLDLVAAQVAAGIELPVGAVFVGLLENDLRSALLAVDVELGDERFPGAAVFYSERPFRMLQFVWPDRAGMLPWEEGYDERLRLAHPVIGHW, translated from the coding sequence ATGAGCGGCGACCCCATGCCCGATCGCAACCTCGACCTCCGGGACAAGCTGGCCTGGATGGTGGAGACCCAGGGCTACGCGGTCGAGCCGGTGAAGCCGATCAACGAGCCCGGCGTCGCCCACCCCGGATACACCTTCACCGTCGGCTTCGAGGCCACCTGGGGTCACCCGGAGGTCGTCATCTGGGGCCTGGCACCCTCGGCGGCGCGCGGGCTGCTCGACCTGGTGGCAGCCCAGGTGGCGGCAGGCATCGAGCTGCCGGTGGGAGCGGTCTTCGTTGGCCTGTTGGAGAACGACCTGCGCTCGGCCCTGCTCGCCGTCGACGTCGAACTCGGCGACGAGCGCTTTCCCGGCGCAGCGGTTTTTTATTCCGAACGGCCCTTCCGCATGCTGCAGTTCGTCTGGCCCGATCGGGCTGGGATGCTGCCGTGGGAAGAGGGCTACGACGAGCGCTTGCGCCTGGCCCACCCGGTGATCGGGCACTGGTGA
- a CDS encoding DUF2236 domain-containing protein, translated as MAARWLTQPARGAVESQLRQAFDSNRFPLERYDHPPGDPGWFGPDSVTWWAHADLSMVVGGFGSLMLQALHPLAMAGVAEHSDFKERPFERLSRTASFVVATTYGDSETAEKLCRVVRRTHRHITGVAPDGRPYDANDPALLRWVHVAEVSMFVAANAHFGRRVMTAAEVDCYYDEMAVVAEALGATRVPRSAAEVASYFVEVQPELRAGEQAEDTLRFLASPPEGDRLARSVSGMFSAAAWGLLPAWGYGLYRRPGPGPVERATVAASTRAILAALAAVTGENPVVQQAAARARATPASHQLSST; from the coding sequence GTGGCCGCCCGTTGGCTGACCCAACCCGCTCGCGGTGCGGTCGAGAGCCAGCTGCGTCAGGCCTTCGATTCCAACCGGTTTCCACTGGAGCGTTACGACCATCCACCAGGTGACCCCGGCTGGTTCGGTCCGGACAGCGTCACCTGGTGGGCTCACGCCGACCTGTCGATGGTGGTGGGCGGTTTTGGCTCGCTGATGTTGCAGGCGCTGCACCCGTTGGCGATGGCCGGGGTGGCGGAGCACTCCGACTTCAAGGAGCGTCCGTTCGAGCGGCTGTCGCGCACCGCCAGCTTTGTGGTCGCCACCACCTACGGCGACAGCGAGACCGCCGAGAAGCTGTGTCGCGTCGTTCGCCGTACCCATCGGCACATCACCGGCGTGGCGCCCGACGGGCGCCCCTACGACGCCAACGATCCGGCCCTGCTGCGCTGGGTGCACGTTGCGGAGGTGTCGATGTTCGTCGCTGCCAACGCCCACTTCGGGCGCCGGGTGATGACCGCAGCCGAGGTCGATTGTTACTACGACGAGATGGCGGTGGTCGCCGAGGCGCTCGGTGCCACCCGGGTGCCCCGTAGCGCCGCCGAGGTGGCCAGCTACTTCGTCGAGGTGCAACCCGAGCTGCGAGCCGGTGAGCAGGCCGAGGACACACTTCGGTTCCTGGCCAGTCCTCCCGAGGGCGACCGCTTGGCCCGCAGCGTGTCTGGCATGTTCAGCGCCGCAGCGTGGGGGTTGCTCCCCGCTTGGGGCTACGGGTTGTATCGCCGTCCGGGACCGGGCCCGGTCGAGCGCGCCACCGTTGCCGCGTCCACCCGGGCCATCCTCGCTGCGCTGGCGGCGGTCACCGGCGAGAACCCGGTGGTCCAGCAGGCGGCCGCACGGGCCCGAGCCACCCCGGCATCACACCAACTGTCCTCCACGTAG